The Triticum dicoccoides isolate Atlit2015 ecotype Zavitan chromosome 6A, WEW_v2.0, whole genome shotgun sequence genome has a window encoding:
- the LOC119317585 gene encoding protein RADIALIS-like 4 — protein MSSSWTAKQNKIFETALATYDEDTPDRWQKVARAVGDGKSVDEVKRHYEELLKDLHHIEYAGGRRGSLYNISGASSSNSNSWGSANEDHRRRYLNPQ, from the exons ATGAGTTCATCGTGGACAGCAAAACAGAACAAGATCTTTGAGACGGCACTAGCGACGTATGACGAGGACACACCAGACCGCTGGCAGAAGGTGGCACGAGCAGTCGGTGATGGGAAGTCAGTCGATGAAGTGAAGAGGCACTATGAAGAGCTGCTGAAGGACCTGCATCACATTGAGTATGCAGGAGGCCGTCGCGGATCCCTCTACAACATCTCCGGCGCTAGCAGTAGCAACAGCAACTCCTGGGGCAGTGCCAATGAGGACCACAG GAGAAGGTACCTCAATCCTCAGTGA
- the LOC119317586 gene encoding chromatin modification-related protein MEAF6-like has product MDSGGGGGGSHKAASGSAPSAAAAAPNPTAMLSALMGKRAKLQEEVRSIERQVYDMETTYLQESNQFGSVLKGFESFLSSSKNTANLKRSRKFQVDERLFSLSSVTSPAVEEQLAARDEAREYAGRSKGASTPANGQGKPKKGGRPGGRDGKRIRPSNDPDLDDEDDY; this is encoded by the exons ATGGACTCAGGGGGCGGAGGAGGGGGGTCGCACAAGGCCGCGTCGGGCTCCgcgccgtcggcggcggcggcggcgccgaacCCCACGGCGATGCTCTCGGCCCTGATGGGCAAGCGCGCCAAGCTCCAGGAGGAGGTCCGCTCCATCGAGCGGCAG GTTTATGATATGGAGACCACCTACCTACAAGAATCTAATCAATTCGGAAGCGTGCTGAAGGGTTTTGAATCATTCTTGTCATCGTCAAAAAACACTGCTAA CCTCAAGCGGTCAAGGAAGTTTCAGGTTGATGAGAGACTATTCTCTCTGTCATCGGTTACTTCTCCAGCG GTTGAAGAACAACTGGCTGCGCGAGATG AGGCAAGAGAATATGCAGGTCGTTCAAAGGGCGCAAGCACTCCAGCTAATGGCCA AGGGAAACCAAAGAAGGGAGGGCGTCCTGGAGGGAGAGACGGCAAGAGAATACGCCCATCGAACGATCCAGACTTGGACGATGAAGATGACTACTAA